In Tachyglossus aculeatus isolate mTacAcu1 chromosome 10, mTacAcu1.pri, whole genome shotgun sequence, the following proteins share a genomic window:
- the ATF1 gene encoding cyclic AMP-dependent transcription factor ATF-1 isoform X2: MSLRGAVPMTVVQLPGEQVHVQGVIQTALSSSVIHSPQAQTVQGSSLSESEDSQDSSDSIGSSQKARGILARRPSYRKILKDLSSEDTRDRKGDGENAAVSSVTSMSVSTPIYQTSTGQYIAIAPNGTLQLASPGADGVQGLPTLTMANAGSAQQGTTILQYAQTSDGQQILVPSNQVVVQTASGDMQTFQIRTTPTTTSLPQTVVMTSPVSLSSQTTKTDDPQLKREIRLMKNREAARECRRKKKEYVKCLENRVAVLENQNKTLIEELKTLKDAYCNKNV; the protein is encoded by the exons ATGTCGCTCCGAGGAGCCGTGCCAATGACGGTCGTGCAGCTGCCTGGAGAGCAAGTTCACGTCCAGGGGGTCATCCAGACGGCTCTCTCCTCGTCCGTCATCCATTCTCCGCAGGCGCAGACCGTGCAG GGGTCGTCCTTGTCGGAGAGTGAGGATTCTCAGGATTCGTCGGACAGCATAGGCTCTTCCCAGAAAGCACGAGGAATCCTAGCCCGGCGCCCTTCTTACAG GAAAATTTTGAAAGATCTCTCTTCGGAAGACACGAGGGACAGGAAAGGAGACGGAGAGAACGCGGCCGTTTCCTCCGTGACGTCTATGTCTGTCTCAACTCCTATCTACCAGACGAGCACCGGACAGTACA TTGCCATCGCCCCCAATGGGACTCTGCAGCTGGCCAGTCCGGGGGCCGACGGGGTGCAGGGCCTGCCCACCTTAACGATGGCTAACGCCGGCAGCGCTCAGCAAGGGACCACCATCCTCCAGTACGCCCAGACGTCCGACGGCCAGCAGATCCTCGTCCCCAGCAACCAGGTGGTCGTGCAGA CCGCCTCCGGGGACATGCAGACTTTCCAGATCCGCACTACCCCGaccaccacctccctccctcagacGGTGGTGATGACCTCGCCCGTCTCCCTGTCGTCTCAGACCACCAAGACGGACGACCCCCAGTTGAAGAGGGAAATAAGGCTGATGAAAAACAG GGAGGCCGCACGAGAGTGccggagaaagaagaaggagtaCGTCAAGTGTCTGGAAAACCGAGTCGCGGTCCtggaaaaccaaaacaaaactttAATAGAAGAGTTAAAAACTTTGAAAGATGCCTACTGCAATAAAAATGTGTAA
- the ATF1 gene encoding cyclic AMP-dependent transcription factor ATF-1 isoform X1 — MEEVHKSNNSETGPQPGTVVQGTHLSHVAQQMSLRGAVPMTVVQLPGEQVHVQGVIQTALSSSVIHSPQAQTVQGSSLSESEDSQDSSDSIGSSQKARGILARRPSYRKILKDLSSEDTRDRKGDGENAAVSSVTSMSVSTPIYQTSTGQYIAIAPNGTLQLASPGADGVQGLPTLTMANAGSAQQGTTILQYAQTSDGQQILVPSNQVVVQTASGDMQTFQIRTTPTTTSLPQTVVMTSPVSLSSQTTKTDDPQLKREIRLMKNREAARECRRKKKEYVKCLENRVAVLENQNKTLIEELKTLKDAYCNKNV, encoded by the exons ATGGAAGAAGTACACAAGAGTAATAACTCCGAGACAGGGCCTCAGCCGGGCACCGTGGTTCAGGGTACTCACCTCTCTCACGTTGCCCAGCAG ATGTCGCTCCGAGGAGCCGTGCCAATGACGGTCGTGCAGCTGCCTGGAGAGCAAGTTCACGTCCAGGGGGTCATCCAGACGGCTCTCTCCTCGTCCGTCATCCATTCTCCGCAGGCGCAGACCGTGCAG GGGTCGTCCTTGTCGGAGAGTGAGGATTCTCAGGATTCGTCGGACAGCATAGGCTCTTCCCAGAAAGCACGAGGAATCCTAGCCCGGCGCCCTTCTTACAG GAAAATTTTGAAAGATCTCTCTTCGGAAGACACGAGGGACAGGAAAGGAGACGGAGAGAACGCGGCCGTTTCCTCCGTGACGTCTATGTCTGTCTCAACTCCTATCTACCAGACGAGCACCGGACAGTACA TTGCCATCGCCCCCAATGGGACTCTGCAGCTGGCCAGTCCGGGGGCCGACGGGGTGCAGGGCCTGCCCACCTTAACGATGGCTAACGCCGGCAGCGCTCAGCAAGGGACCACCATCCTCCAGTACGCCCAGACGTCCGACGGCCAGCAGATCCTCGTCCCCAGCAACCAGGTGGTCGTGCAGA CCGCCTCCGGGGACATGCAGACTTTCCAGATCCGCACTACCCCGaccaccacctccctccctcagacGGTGGTGATGACCTCGCCCGTCTCCCTGTCGTCTCAGACCACCAAGACGGACGACCCCCAGTTGAAGAGGGAAATAAGGCTGATGAAAAACAG GGAGGCCGCACGAGAGTGccggagaaagaagaaggagtaCGTCAAGTGTCTGGAAAACCGAGTCGCGGTCCtggaaaaccaaaacaaaactttAATAGAAGAGTTAAAAACTTTGAAAGATGCCTACTGCAATAAAAATGTGTAA